In the Aptenodytes patagonicus chromosome 5, bAptPat1.pri.cur, whole genome shotgun sequence genome, AAGGGTAAGGAGATATTCAAGAAAATGTGGGAAattaaaaagccaagaaaaggCAAAGCATTCCCGTAATATGTAGAAGCATAACAGAGTTATTGCTAGAGAAAAATCACTGTAGTgatttattagtattttatacAATGTTCAAATGCAACATTCACAACAAATATGTGATATGAAGTAACAAAAATCTCCCCAAATTACCTGTAAAGGCATGATAAGATTTGTAGCGTAAGACCTAACTAGCGACTTTTGGTAGAAATCCATCCAAATAACTTTGTATCTATTGTAGGGTATCCCAAACATGCTCGCTGCAGGGTCAGCTGGCCATTATAGAATTCTATTTCTGTAATACCAACATTTTCCAATAGCAAAGGGAAACCAGAACAAGAAATTACATCACAGACACTAAACGAGGATAGCACAAACACTGACTAAACATGGCAcatcaacagcaacaaaatacCATGTATTCTATAATACGGCCAATGCACTACCATTTAACTACTGTGTTTACCATCCATAACGCTTCTTTTGTCTGTACTGTACAATGACCAGTTAGGTCTTGCCAAACAACAGGAATCTAGAAATTTACTCCACAATTAAAATCTGTGCATTTACAAACATTGTCAACAAACTCTACAACTGGGATACATTCAAAGGTCATATCAAGTACTGGGCTGACAGCACTTCCTAATGCGGAAAAAAAACTTATGCACAGAGCTAACCAAGCTGTGCACAACAGGACCGCGGTATTTTGGCAACAGATACTTTACTTACACCTCTACTAAAGGTAGCCCATTAACACAACGTCGACTTTCACCCACTACTTCACAACCACACACAGCCATACCCTCGGAAAACATCTCAGATGGTTTACTAACGACAGTTTAAAACActgactgggggtgggggggggagccCTTCAAGAAGGTGAAGAGTCTCGAAACCGCAAGGAGACCGACAAGAGCCACCCTTTCTCTACCTCACGCCCGCTCCGACCAGGACAGCCGCACCCCGCACCGGGCTGGGCCCCTCCACCCCCTGAGGCGACCCCGCGGGACCGGCTCCGGCAACcgggggagggcagcgggggcaCGACCCGGGCGACGGAGGGTGGAAGGACGGGCCCCAGGCGGAGACAACGCGGGGCAACGGCTCCCGCGACGCCTCCCGCTgagccgcggcccggcccgcccccgcccccacccccgagCAGCAGCGGCGCGGAGGGCCCTTCCCGCCACCCTCCCGCGGCTCTGCCCCACTCACTTTCTGTATCCGCTTCAGCGCCATgggagcgcggggcgggcggcggtggcggggagcgcggccggggGGGCGGAGCGGGCGGGTAACGGCATCCGCGCGCACCGCGGTAggcggggggagaagggggcgcgggggggaggcggggcgCGCGCTCGCCGGGCCCTTTGTGTCCGCCTGCGCCTGCGCAGCCCCCGGCCGCTCGCGGGGCGCGCCGGGAAGTGCAGTCCGTGGGGAGAGCGGCGGCGCTGCTGCCTCCTGGCGGCCGGCGGTGCGCACCCCGCCCCAGGGCCGGGAGGGGCCGCGTCTGTGACACGTCCTAAATACCGTCTTTCTTTATAGCGGCACTTTGTGAGTGGGCTTTGTTTTGATCttgtcctctccctccccctaGGAATCCTGTGGATGACTGGGAAACTGAAGTACTATTAGGCTGTTTGCCTTCAAAGAACAGGTGTTTGAAGGTCACGTCCTTCGCAGGCAGGCTGAGACATGAAGAGGAGGAATCTAACTGCGTGGAGCTTCAGAGTTACAGCACCTGCACCTGCGTATCAGTAAAAGCCAGATGTCACATTCACAACGCTGCACGAAAGGAACGGGAGAGGTGTGCTCATTGAAAAGGCCGTTGACCAGGTCCCAGCCTAGCAAATCCTTAATCAGGTATAGGACTctgataatactttttttaagtaaagaCTAGCAATTCTTATGTCAATACCTGAGTTTGTGAGGTTTAAGGCAGCTATCACTCAGAAGATACCACTCTCTAGTTCATCTCTCCACAGCTACACAGGAGAGGGCTCATACAACCGTACGTTCTAAGCGGTGTGCAGAGTCCTAGTAACTCAAAGCACTCAATAAGCACTACTAGCAGAGGATAACTGCAAGGCCACGCCAAGCCGACATCGCCTCAGGACGCACAATGACGCCCACCACCCACTTTACACTTGCAGAGGCCTCTGCAGGCCTCAGAGCCCACTTCACCCTCACTGAGGGTCTTGTGCCGGGCGCCAGGCCAGCGACGGGGCTCCGCaaggcggccggccggccgcctgcccgcccgcctccgCGGCGCGACTCAGCACTAGCTGTGGCCACCCCCACCAGCGACGGCCCCATGCTGAGAGCCCCTTTTCTTCGCGGGGAGGCCTTTAAGAGGCGGGCCGCGCCGCTATCTTGCCTGAGGACGGTTGGTGGCGCatgcgcggcggggcgcggagctgCGCGTGCCCTCTACGCCGTCGGAGCGGGAGCGATGGGGCTGGGGCAGAACTCCGCCGTGCGGGGTAGGGGCGCGTctgggggcggcgggagggaggcagGCGCACGCGGGCAGGACGGGGTGGCCGCGTGCACCCCGCGTGCCAGCAGAGGGGGCGCAGCCCCGCCCCGCGTATCGCGCCCCGCCGGACCCCCGGGGACAAAATGGCGGCGTGGCTGCCCCCTGCGGGGACGCGGGTGCCCCCCGGGGCGTGCCCGGAGGCGGCGGGTTAGATACGTACCTAAATAAAATCCCTCTCCGTGGCCCGCTGGCGGGAGTGCCGCGGGCCATgagggccccccccccggcccggccccctgTGAGAGCGTCGGGCTCCGCACCAGGCCCTTGTGTGCGCATCGCCACTCGGAGCCGGCTCCGTCCACCCGCCGGGTTTTATCTGTGATGGGGGACAGCCCGTTTCAGGCACCgctgttttatttctgcctttccccGTGCCGCTTCGCTGTCGGGCTTTGCCTTTTTTCAGGCCCCGTAGTTTATGTGAAGCCACCGGGTGTAAATTTCATGAAAACCTGTAAATTTCTGGGGTTTTAACTTATTCTCAAAGGCCGATACTGTACAATAGGGATAACTGATACTTGCGCTGTGTAATGATTGACCTAAACCATGCCTGAAGTAGCGTTGTGTGTTTTAAATGCTGTTGGGCAACGGGCAGGATGAAAGGGTTGGGATAGATGTAGGAAAGAGTGGAGAGCTGAATTACCTgatctcttctgaaaaataagcTTCACCTGCGTGGCTGTGCTTTCCAGTTGCAAAGCTGCTTATGGCTTATGCCCTTAAGTCAGGGGACTCCAtccagatagatttttttttttttttttttttggggggggggagtactCTGCTGGGTACAGAGGATGTTGGCAAAGGCATCGCTATAGTCTAAAATGGGTTATAGCGATAGAAGGCTGTgcttattaaaataatcaaaccaAAGCCCTGAGGATGACTTGATAATAGCTTGCAGCCAGGTTGCATTCCCAACAGCAGCTTACTGTCACTTAGAAGCTCTCAAGAATTAGAACAGTTCCTGTACACTAGGAATTGAGAAGAAAACTTAGTTtgtgagggaaggagaagaacatGCTCCTAATCAAACTGAAAATATCCTCCTTATCCCAGGAAGGCAGGGGAACAGCCAATCAGAGCATTCTGGAGGGGGCTTTGTTTAGGAGGAGGCAGCATATGGTTAATGTGACTTCTGTTAAGATTAAACTTGATCAGTGACTGGCAGGTCACAGCTCTGTCTTCAGCTTGTGTGTGTCTCAGGCTGATGAATGTTGGAAATCATACTAATACCTTATTCCCTATTGAAAACTAGACACCAGAAACTTCCCATATTCTTGTGGGATTTAATTCCTGGTAGTAATTGGAGAGTTAATTGCTTGTGTGTATATTGGTGTGTATATGTGCCTTTGGAAGGCAGTGAACAGCGCAGCTACTGCTTTTTGTTGTGAGTAATGCGGTGGTTTGCAGGTGTGACCCCACACTGACCACAGATCCGGTCATGGTGACTTGTCTTTTGCTGCCTATCGGCCTGATCCAACAATCTTTCTCCCTCAGGTGGCCTCTTTACCTTATGGTTTCAGTTAAATTAAGCCTGTCAGTCATAATCCCATTTCTTGTAGATGCTGTGAAGTGGCAGAAGTGACTTTATCTGCTTGACTGGTTGGCTTTTACTATGAGGCTTTCTGTGCAGCTTGTTATGCTGGACAACTCCTCAGTAAGCAAGTGCCGCGTGTTTCTCCAAGCATAGCCTGCAGAAAGGTGGCCTTTTGTGTGGACAGTTAACTACTGGACTGTCACGAACAACTTCTTGGACAATAGTAGCTTCTTCATTGGCAACAAAAGGGGGGGAACAATGCCTGAAAGTTATAAGTGCTTCTGAAGCCAAAAGTACAAATTTTCATATCTGGAGTTACTACCTTGTAGCTGACTTTCAAATAACATGAACgtttttttaagcagcagaagTAACTTGAAAATTGCCTCTTAGGACTGTCTTGGACTGATTTTGTAGGGGTGCAGCTATCCTTCTTCTTGTTGCCAGTTCCTGGAAAGTAAATTGGTATGTTGCATGATGAGGATTGTGTACTCCTGGTGGAGCCAAGACCATCTCAGTTTCTTCATGCGCTTGTCAGTGCAGATGGTAAATGCGTGTTCTTCCTGCAGATAAAATCTGAGCGCTCTGATAGATCCTAAAACTGCCTCTGTAGCCTAgatttggaaacatccagagcaATTTTATAGTGTTTACgacattgaaataatttttctgccgTGTTACACAGGCCTGTAGAGTCTTGTCCTGTAGTGACTTGTAACATTGTGTTTTGATATTGTACCACAATTGGGATTTGTTTAATAATCACTCAAAAGTTGCTTTTAgcgtttttattttaaaaagaaataaaaccccttGACATTCCACATCAATGTCACTCTGTTAACAGACACCTGTTCACATAATACATGCAGGACCTTAAGAGTTTGGCAGGGAACTTTTGAATTGGCACTGGAGGTCTCTTGAAACAGagtttaaagtatttaaaaacttctgaaaagtgttttccttCCAGGTGCAGTTTTATGGTTAACTTAGTTTGAAAGATGAAATGGGCATTCCAAGCTCTTCCAAATCTGTTTGTGAAACAAAAACAACagttggcaacaaaacttactacCTTTGAAACCTTGCAGAATGATATCATCATAAGAGAGAGAGAGTCCATTTGTTAAATTCAAATAGCTTTCATAAATTTACATTATGTTTATTAAGGCAATACTGAAATTTAAAGaacaaactgctttaaatgtttgGATTTCATGTATTATTGGTTGATATAATTTTCCACCCTGATACAGCTCCAGAGAAGTGATGAAAAAAAAGAGCTAATAGAGTAAAAAAAAGACGCTATGATCTAttataagaaaaatacatatattaagcTGTTTGTACATATACTATCTGCCCATGTGTGTAATAGATGAATTTGGCCCTCAGGAGAAGTAGTAGAGGGTCACTGAAATACAAGACGACAATTAAATTAATGATCTCTGTTTGTTGAGCTGGATGTGCTGTGCATGATTATGTGGTAGGTGGCCCGAGGGATGGTCAGAGGGATCTGGGTTAGCTGCAGATGTgcagaacagcttttctgaatGTGCTGCAAGGCTGCTGAATTTTAGTACAGACTTCCCTGCTCATGCAAGACTACTTCTAGTCGTAGAAGTATTTTTATCATCGGAATCTTTTCCTCTGCTGGTTTGTTAAACTGACCTGGACTTCTGGATAGGTGCAGTAGAAGATCAGCTTCCTTAAGGTGCAGCACCTTAAAGGGTGGTTCAGTTATAGGAATCATCCATGGTCTTCATTAAAGTCACTCTTTCCCCTTAGTTTCCTTAGTGGAATGGATACAGTCTGTCACTGTCCCCTcatcagttatttaaaaacattGGTTAAGATTTGATCTATTGGCAACGCATCAGCTAGTGGCTTGGGCGATCCTTgcaactgctgcttttctgaaatccCCAGTATGGGCAATCACTCTGTTTTGCCTGGTGCTGTTGTCGCTGCTAGAAATCACTTTAAACTTGTCAGACCCAGCTTGTCCCTGAACTGGCTGGGTACCTCCTCCCTTGCCACAGCCCTGCTCTTCTTGAGGAAACATGCTCAAGTGAGAAGGGGAAAGGGTGCTGCAGACTCTCTGCGGTGgctttctgtcatggtttaaccccagccagcaactaagtaccacacagccgcttgctcgctccccccccggtgggatgggggagagaatcggaagagtaaaagtgacaaaactcgtgggttaagataaagacagtttaatgggtaaagcaaaagccacgcacgcaagcaaagcaaaacaaggaattcattcactacttcccatcggcaggcaggtgttcagccatctccaggaaagcagggctccatcacgcgtaacggttacttgggaagacaaatgccatcgctccgaatgtcccccctccttcattcttcccccagctttatatgctgagcatgacatcatatggtatggaatatccctttggtcagttggggtcagctgtcccggctgtgtcccctcctagcttcttgtgcacccccagcctactcgctggtggggtggggtgagaagcagaagaggccttgactctgtgtaagcactgctcagcgataatgaaaaacatctctgtattatcaacactgttttcagcacaaatccaaaaaaaaaaaaaaaagccccatactagctatcatgaagaaaattaactctaccccagccaaaaccagcatgctTTCCTTGGAAGAACCTGCTGCCTCTGATTTAAGCTGTGGCTGTTCTTTGGATTGGTTTGGGCTGTTGTGCTAAACTAAAGCAGATTTTCATAGAATCTCTTCTTTAATTTCACCTTCTCACTTCTTTACCCTATTAAAATTAATGCATTACTCTGGCTAGTTTGTAATGGGGAGAGAAAGAGGTGAGAACTCACTGCATGGATATAAAACACTGAATTCACAATATGCTTTCTGGGGCTTTTATCGTTTTAAGGAGTTTGGGAGCAGGGAAACATGCCCTAAATTctttgatgttaaaaaaatggttttctgtaTCTTAATATCACCCTGTTGTTACAGGGAGGGTTTGTCACCCATTTGCAGGGGAGTTTTCGGTATATGTTGGTCTCTTCTTCATTTACTAAGAAAATGAACTCTGAAGGATTTCTGCATCTTTTACTCCTTTAGTAAGACTCTAAAGGAGTGCCTGCCTTCCTTGATCTAACAGGGCTGCAGACATCGTACAAATATTTGTCTAATTCCACGTATTGCTACATCCAGACCCTTGTGGATCAGCATGGTGCGTATGAGCTAACGCAATGTTTTAGCTGAGGAAAGGCTTCAAGGTATGGATTTTAGAAAAGGCTGTGGGACAGGGCAGAAAACCTTCTCAATCCTTTTAGTGCAAGCTCACAGTGGCAATACAGCAAGTCAGTCAGCTGTGGAAAGAAGCAAGAACTAACAAAGGCTTTCTGTTTAGAGTGCTTTAGAGTTAATGTAGTAATGTCTCTTGCCCCAAAGATGCTATGTGGCTTGGCGTCTTTCAAATCCAATGCAAACATTGAAGAGCAAGATAGAAATTCCCAACTGGAGACTGTTTTAGTTTTCCTAAGTTGTGTAAATGTGCTAAAACTTAAATTCCTGTTTGATTTGTTTGTCTGTAGAGTCAGCTGAACTCTGTATGTACACGCTAGGAGTATATGTGTGAGTAGAAGTGGCggataaaaagcaaaaaaggagcggctgcctgcagctctgagAGAAATGGCTGGAGCTGTTGCCGCAACCAGAACCTTCGGGCCAAAGTCCAGCGTATTTTCatgaggcagagaggaaacaataaagccacaaaaaagtaggaaaattccttgcagaaaaggaaattataCCAAGCGAGCGAGACTGCAAAGATTTTACagatatcgggggggggggggggggggggatttttttttaatggaagttgTCTTTCAGGGAGTCAGGACCTAATCCAATTAAAATGAACTCGTGCTATTATTCTTAAATATAATCTTTTTGGATCCATATTCTTTTCTGTACACCACAGTAGGGATTTAATCTAAGCTGGCTTTTGTTATTCTTCAGAAGTGGTAGTATATTAAATAATTTCCCTATTGCCAAACACCTGTTAACATTTTTAGTTGCAAGATGCATTATATTAAAAGCTACTCGGTACCCATACCTTGGGGGGGATCCTGCTTGGGTTGTTGATGCTGAGTGTTCTTCTTTAGTGACTttcctgcaactgaaacaacagGGGGTTTTGTTGCTACGGGGTGTACTTATAGCTGGTTTAATGTGCTGAACTTGGAAACGCTATACTACCGATGTTGGTATCACAAGTTCCCAaacaaaaggtttaaaaaaaaccccaaaaaaccagaCCCTGCCAGGTTAATCCTCGCCCTTGTGTAGAAGGGATTGGGGTGAAGGAGAACTCTGATCAGGAGAAAGGAGTAGATTAACTAGGTGAGTGTCGAAAGAATATATTCTTCCCAAGTACTGCGTTACCACTACAGAACAAAAAGGTCTGTTGGAAAGTAGAGGTGTTGCCACAAGCATGAAGACATTGACTACTGAGCAGTTTTAATAGAAAGCTGTGGTCAAAAAGTGatagtctctttttttcttctcttttattctaGTTGAATGGATTGCTGCAGTCTCCGtagctgctggagcagctgctgttGGGTATCTCGCTTACAAAAAATTTCTCTCTAAAGACAAATGCTGCAAAGCAATGGTGAATCCCCATATCCAGAAGGATAACCCCAAGGTAGTCCATGCATTTGATATGGAAGATCTGGGAGACAAGGCTGTGTACTGTCGTTGTTGGAGATCTAAGAAGGTAAGAGAAGAGTAAATGGTCCAATTTTGTTCATGTGCATGCATCTTTCAACAAAACTATTGTCAAACTGCTTTATTTAGAGGGAACTGTTACCATAAGctggcaaattaaaaactctctaagactcaatttggcgttttagaaagcaggcattctttattgcggcaccaggcgcacaggggatcgctccacctagtgtgcgcgctgaatctctcaattaccagagttatgtacaaccagaatatacatattcattgaatttcattagcatattcatgttatttcctgaaactcattaacatatgtaagagtctttaacgcatgtgctcttatgttcattggtggtctctcagagtcctctggtggtcgtcggtcctctggtggtcgtcgatagtcttcctcaccgtgtccgctaattgaactcagtctttttgcctgcacagtttgtcttttggcccagctgcactagctagctgatttcagcatatcttccttatctattccacccctgtacacagagcttcaaggcttccttttatctacggaatgtccagtctatctatccacaGAAcgtttagctactttgtttcgacaaagagaaccgtatgtctccttagtatttcttttatttggtatcaatccctcctttccttttgaggatttgtagctagcaagctacaatcctcactTCATTAAGAGAGTTAACCAAGTTCAATAGTAAATGGGATAGTGCATAAAAGACAGAGTATATCAATAGTATATACTAAGTTGGGTTATTTGTCTcgtcatgtaccaaacctttatgtatAGTATAATTATAAGCAACAAACATATTAACATTAAAGTTAGTAAAATTATGACTGGATGAAGTGTAAGGTTAAACACTCCTGTTActgtcggtgaccatccaagaagagtttcccaccagtgatgttttccatccttcttcactctttccaagaTTTGgcgtatttcttttgtatcatgatgaatggtgattagagttttgtgtccataaTTTCCAACATGTTCCCGTTAATAAGcaacttctgcaaatattttagcaaattttcagttccccaatgCACAgtgttgtgttcttcctttactaaattattcacgAGGGAATGAGGTATtactactagacctgtaggtgtaactgcccatccatcttctcatttttctacttgtaaagtttcgattaattttaaatcttgcttatcataaatagggtttttctgaagggagattctcttctctggcactatagctagcgctttctcctctatgcctttttctgcagcccgctttgcagctaaatcagccagcttatttccttgctcttgagtggttcgtcctgatagatgagctttacaatgcataatagctacagcagcaggagcttttatactttctaataaactcaaaatttcttccttatgtttcacctctgccccttgtgtgGACAATAGCCCCCTTTCTTTCCAGATTgctccatgcgcatgcactattccaaaagcatatttcgaatcagtccaaatatttatgcgcttgtctttacttaactgcaaagtccgagtgagggcaatcaattcagccttttgggccgatgttttagtgggcaatgcttgtgcctctacCACCGTCTCGACAGTGGTAATCGCATATCCTGAtagctgctttccttctttcataaagctgctgctgtccgtgtatagttcccaatctggattctgcaagggactATCTttcaagtcgggcctgcttgaatagacttcttcaatgaTGTGCAGGCAGTCTTGTTCAGGTTTACCTTCTTGTCGAGCTCagaggaacatggcaggattaattacGGCAGTAGTCTTTAAAGTCgcatcatctggttctattagtactacttgatattttagcattctactaggagacaaccaatgtccactcTTCTGGTCCAATgctgtagttaccatgtgtggaacataaacagttatttttgtcccatggtgagcttccgagcctcttgtattaacagTACTGTTGCAGCCACGGCTCTTAAACatccgggccatccctggcttactggatccaattgcttggaaaaatatgctaCTGCTCGTCTACATTGTCCCAAgcgctgggttaaaacacctaaggccactgcttgtctttcataagtgaatagttcaaaaggcttttctaaattaggcagccctaaagctggggctttcatcaaggcccttttaagttgaatatatgcattctgactttcatttgttcattgtaggggacctttcgatgatttcagtaactcatacaagggttttaccgTCAGTCCATAATTagcaatccataagcgacaccatcccactattcctagagaggttctcaattcatgaacgtttCAAGGTTCTGGAAGTTGATAAATagcctctttcctttcattgcttaactgtctctgtcccctcagaatttcagaGCCTAAATATGTTAgagtttcttgtgcaatttgagccttcccttttgacactcTATAACTGCTAAGTctgaggaaatttaataaactgattgtcAGTTCCAAGTATTCTTcccgggagttcccagctaataGTATGTCGTCAACATACTGCAACATTactccatttttattgtcttgtctccataattctaactcttttgctagttgatttccaaaaatcgttggactatttttaaatccttgcgGTAATACTGTCCAAGTATATTGAGTCTTTCTTCccatctcagggttttcccactcaaaggcgaacaattcctgacttccagagtcaagtgggatgcagaaaaaggcatcttttaaatctaagactgtaaaccatccctgatcctcagtgagagcagttaatggTGTGTACGGGTTTGCTgccactgggtgtatatcctggacaatttgattcactgccctcagatcctggactaacctataagatttcccgtcagctttcttaacaggtaaaattggagtattatactgagattcacattctcttaataacccatattccaaaaacttctgtataataggtGCCAACCCAAgttcagcttctaattttaagggatactgtttcaatcttacTGGTGCTGATCgtggtataaggtctatccttacgggttcagccctctttgattttcgggtatttctcctgcccagacaacaggaatcattgcatcctcaacttcagctgggatttttctttccacctgctcaatttcctgcaataataatattgaggcttggacaaatttagattcaggcattgatacttctacttctccatttttgaactttatttcagcttctaatttttctaataaatcttggcctattaaaggttttggtgcacctggtagatacaaaaactgatgcgttacc is a window encoding:
- the CISD1 gene encoding CDGSH iron-sulfur domain-containing protein 1, which codes for MGLGQNSAVRVEWIAAVSVAAGAAAVGYLAYKKFLSKDKCCKAMVNPHIQKDNPKVVHAFDMEDLGDKAVYCRCWRSKKFPLCDGSHTKHNEETGDNVGPLIIKRKEA